A genomic segment from Aspergillus puulaauensis MK2 DNA, chromosome 1, nearly complete sequence encodes:
- a CDS encoding uncharacterized protein (COG:U;~EggNog:ENOG410PKA7;~InterPro:IPR041212,IPR023175,IPR039431;~PFAM:PF18097,PF04652) yields MASNIPAALKSVDVGRFAVRAAQLEKAKPIIAYWCNFYIVNQIIERGLHTSDDEVKLYTTDLMEKLEQFQNQNRDNDAISDSMAASAYVEEFGLEVFGRAEAAMRADKVTKQTADTFQAAATFLELCQVWNPLEAEAAAKVKFAKYHAVRIVKAIKAGEDPNASNPKIEEEELEPAGDLSQGEPADLDAAAPSSQIPMQPRVEDVPDEAQPAQSSNSPLTLPQPPTTFSDLPSAPEGPALTPGRTMDVGPDDDSPLNLPSAPNTFASETSPKLPDTPTNIGAHHQPKPSNEFQSFPPPSTMPPTNPAPAPAPHNVDSFYNVPSAGGPSHPVPPSGPGRGVPYQPPVATPPVAAPATYSQAPSHGLDEQAISLAQKHARWAVSALTFDDVNTAIKELRNSLKQLGAE; encoded by the exons ATGGCCAGCAATATACCCGCAGCACTGAAGTCTGTGGATGTTGGGCGATTTGCCGTGCGAGCAGCGCAGCTCGAAAAAGCAAAGCCCATCATTGCCTACTGGT GTAACTTTTACATCGTGAATCAGATTATCGAGAGAGGTCTGCATACCTCTGATGACGAAGTGAAGCTGTACACAACGGACCTGATGGAGAAACTGGAGCAA ttccagaaccagaaccgtGATAATGATGCGATTTCGGATTCAATGGCGGCTAGCGCCTACGTGGAGGAGTTTGGACTTGAGGTTTTTGGGCGCGCAGAGGCCGCCATGCGGGCCGATAAAGTGACCAA ACAAACAGCAGATACCTTTCAGGCAGCCGCGACATTCCTCGAATTATGCCAGGTCTGGAACCCCCTTGAGGCTGAAGCTGCCGCGAAGGTGAAATTTGCGAAGTACCATGCCGTGAGGATTGTGAAGGCGATTAAGGCGGGAGAGGACCCCAACGCGTCGAACCCGAagatcgaggaggaggaactAGAACCAGCAGGAGATTTATCTCAGGGCGAACCAGCCGATCTCGATGCCGCCGCCCCGTCGTCGCAAATACCCATGCAACCAAGGGTTGAAGACGTTCCTGACGAAGCTCAACCCGCGCAATCTTCAAATTCACCACTTACCCTgccacaaccaccaacaacgTTTTCCGATTTGCCATCCGCTCCTGAAGGCCCTGCATTGACACCCGGTCGAACCATGGATGTAGGGCCGGACGATGACTCGCCACTCAATCTCCCATCAGCGCCGAACACCTTCGCTTCAGAAACGTCCCCTAAACTTCCTGATACGCCGACAAATATTGGAGCGCACCATCAGCCGAAACCGTCCAATGAGTTCCAATCATTCCCTCCACCGTCTACAATGCCTCCTACGAACCCGGcccctgctcctgctccgcaCAATGTAGACTCCTTTTATAATGTTCCTAGCGCTGGTGGTCCGTCGCATCCTGTGCCACCTTCCGGACCGGGTCGTGGAGTGCCATACCAACCTCCTGTTGCAACTCCGCCCGTGGCTGCGCCTGCAACATATAGCCAGGCGCCTTCGCATGGCCTAGACGAACAAGCAATTTCCCTAGCTCAAAAACATGCACGGTGGGCTGTATCCGCGCTCACCTTTGACGATGTCAACACAGCAATCAAAGAGCTACGGAACTCTTTGAAGCAACTTGGAGCGGAGTGA
- a CDS encoding uncharacterized protein (COG:S;~EggNog:ENOG410Q2SM), giving the protein MARMNNFGIPAPKRVPAINSEELAMCKRDRDFTNILDLKFEHHNKFIRNLRQHVELSHTWKEIRGSASAREFCIDRFLDIYGAEYWSVQNRSKYIMSDSVARGDEVRYPADINDIKKTLVILLEKKADSILKDTQVEEPASSATLRFSRTPAPEITRESQLNFRFRVPSQQQRKEEEEEEGKDEEDTEDEAPRSSGSRRLRRGIATRPDVRITPPNDTSSLTSLDSVPTAATNTLPANSKMSTLNLVDESVAKSLYSKYLRDTFFLVSTDQNQVHAAPAWVKFQSFKSASTFLLDMGRELGLEKQWWTPDAQMEVEGGARAHQADYVSAAQGVIAMASVKFMWSEEEVLVRWGNDNDWGIVIQFIQKAWVAKEFGLGAFDLFKVGVVIHLEL; this is encoded by the exons ATGGCTAGAATGAACAATTTTGGAATTCCAGCCCCCAAGAGGGTCCCAGCTATAAACAGTGAAGAGCTGGCCATGTGTAAGAGAGACCGGGACTTCACGAACATTCTAGACCTGAAGTTCGAACACCATAACAAATTTATCAGAAACCTGAGGCAGCACGTCGAGCTCTCCCACACCTGGAAAGAGATTCGAGGATCCGCGTCTGCTAGAGAATTCTGCATTGATCGGTTTTTGGACATCTACGGGGCGGAGTACTGGAGTGTCCAGAACCGTAGCAAGTACATAATGTCTGATTCCGTTGCTCGAGGGGACGAAGTTCGCTATCCCGCGGATATAAACGA TATCAAGAAAaccctcgtcatcctcctcgaGAAGAAAGCCGACAGTATTTTAAAAGACACTCAGGTGGAAGAACCTGCGTCCTCGGCAACCCTTCGTTTCTCACGTACACCTGCGCCAGAGATCACCAGAGAATCACAGCTAAATTTCCGGTTCCGCGTCCCGTCCCAGCAACAgcgcaaagaagaagaagaagaagaaggaaaagatgaagaggacacAGAAGATGAGGCACCGCGATCCTCTGGCTCCCGTCGGCTCAGGAGAGGCATCGCAACCCGGCCCGACGTTCGTATCACTCCCCCAAACGACACAAGCTCTCTGACCTCTCTTGACTCCGTCCCCACAGCGGCTACCAATACTCTTCCTGCAAATTCGAAAATGTCAACTCTTAACCTTGTAGATGAGAGTGTCGCAAAGTCACTTTATTCAAAATACCTTCGCGATACGTTCTTCCTGGTATCCACAGATCAGAACCAGGTACACGCTGCTCCAGCCTGGGTCAAGTTCCAGAGCTTCAAGTCCGCGTCTACCTTCCTCTTAGACATGGGCCGTGAACTCGGGCTCGAAAAACAGTGGTGGACGCCCGATGCCCAGATGGAAGTTGAAGGTGGTGCTAGGGCTCACCAAGCTGACTATGTCTCCGCGGCGCAGGGCGTCATCGCCATGGCGTCTGTCAAGTTTATGTGgtcagaagaagaggttTTAGTACGCTGGGGAAATGATAATGATTGGGGAATCGTGATTCAGTTTATCCAGAAGGCCTGGGTAGCTAAAGAATTTGGCCTTGGAGCTTTTGATCTTTTTAAAGTTGGTGTTGTTATTCACCTTGAGCTCTAG
- a CDS encoding NAD-dependent epimerase/dehydratase family protein (COG:E,I;~EggNog:ENOG410PIIP;~InterPro:IPR036291,IPR001509;~PFAM:PF04321,PF01073,PF01370;~go_function: GO:0003824 - catalytic activity [Evidence IEA]), which produces MADKKPSVLIIGGLGFIGRHLALYIHENNLASEVRLIDKVLPQLAWLAPEFEEACSKDKFVQADATREQHLPRIFDRANGEQFDYVINCGGETRYSQPDDVYQARSYNLSIALAREVSRRGIRAFVECSTAHVYKSGSTPRKEDDKLQAWHNLAKWKLKANEELMKIPNLNYIVLRLPNVFGEYESGHFAMGICLARVYLDMERDLEFLYSKDLKTNTLYVKDAASALWRAAEWRYNAPSDGSVPIMYNVVDHNNTTQGQVADALTEVFGLKCSFLGSLASQFAKLNMDDVVDDMNEVALQGWSDLVEEKGIQRPGPISPFIEKDVLRDQDMSIDGTLFETTTGWKPTKNFGPDCIRDMVESYKRMGWWP; this is translated from the exons ATGGCCGACAAGAAGCCATCCGTCCTGATTATCGGAGGTTTGG GATTTATCGGTCGCCACCTGGCCCTTTATATCCATGAAAATAACCTCGCTTCGGAGGTGCGACTTATTGATAAGGTCCTTCCACAGCTAGCTTGGCTAGCTCCGGAGTTCGAAGAAGCCTGCTCCAAAGACAAATTCGTGCAGGCTGATGCTACACGAGAAC AGCACCTGCCGCGCATTTTTGACCGCGCTAATGGCGAACAATTTGACTATGTGATCAACTGTGGCGGCGAAACGAGATATTCTCAACCCGACGACGTCTATCAAGCCCGGAGCTACAATCTGAGTATAGCTTTGGCTCGTGAGGTTTCTCGTCGGGGAATTCGCGCCTTCGTTGAATGTTCTACTGCCCACGTCTACAAGTCTGGATCCACCCCGCGAAAAGAAGACGATAAGCTCCAAGCATGGCACAACCTAGCTAAGTGGAAGCTGAAGGCGAACGAGGAGCTAATGAAGATCCCAAACCTCAATTACATTGTGCTGCGACTGCCAAACGTATTCGGTGAATACGAATCTGGGCACTTCGCCATGGGAATCTGCCTCGCAAGAGTATACTTGGATATGGAGAGAGATCTTGAATTTCTCTATTCCAAGGATTTGAAGACCAATACCCTTTACGTCAAAGACGCCGCCAGTGCTCTGTGGAGGGCCGCCGAATGGAGATACAATGCTCCTTCTGATGGATCCGTTCCGATTATGTACAATGTTGTCGATCACAACAATACAACCCAGGGCCAAGTGGCCGATGCCCTCACAGAGGTTTTTGGGCTGAAATGCTCATTCTTGGGCTCTCTGGCGTCGCAGTTTGCCAAGTTGAACATGGACGACGTGGTTGACGACATGAACGAAGTGGCTTTGCAAGGCTGGTCTGACTTGGTCGAAGAAAAGGGCATTCAGCGCCCGGGCCCTATTAGTCCATTCATCGAGAAGGACGTTCTTCGGGACCAGGATATGTCCATTGATGGCACTTTATTCGAAACGACCACTGGCTGGAAACCGACCAAGAACTTCGGCCCTGACTGTATTCGAGACATGGTTGAGAGCTACAAGCGAATGGGCTGGTGGCCATAG
- the TOP1 gene encoding DNA topoisomerase 1 (BUSCO:EOG09260MRU;~COG:L;~EggNog:ENOG410PHNU;~InterPro:IPR013030,IPR018521,IPR001631,IPR013500, IPR025834,IPR036202,IPR011010,IPR008336,IPR013499, IPR014711,IPR014727,IPR013034;~PFAM:PF01028,PF02919,PF14370;~go_component: GO:0005694 - chromosome [Evidence IEA];~go_function: GO:0003677 - DNA binding [Evidence IEA];~go_function: GO:0003917 - DNA topoisomerase type I (single strand cut, ATP-independent) activity [Evidence IEA];~go_process: GO:0006265 - DNA topological change [Evidence IEA]), which translates to MSSSEDDTPLVKMNGRSSGGQSNVKTNGAKETNGHVDPGVSVRFGPVQPDGDADMKDTDGVASASKRKARTSVGQAKSYAEPESSEEDEPLSKRRRTSVKHEDPETDEDVPLALNGKKLPKASETAIGDESDSDVPIERKLAAEKKKIQVKGEKEEAPNRKTTKPATTTKKQTNGVKKEPASTKQTLKQVKAEPKSGKSTPAKKNGKATPVKKEESEEAEEEEEEYKWWEDPTKGDGTIKWRTLEHNGVVFPPPYEPLPKSVKMKYNGVPVDLHPDAEEVAGFFGGMLNSTQHVENPTFQKNFFTDFKAILKKTGGAKDQKGNKIDIKEFSKCDFQPIFQYYDTQRQEKKALPPAEKKRLKAERDEQEAPYMFCMWDGRKQKVGNFRVEPPSLFRGRGEHPKTGHVKSRVQPEQITVNIGKEARVPPPPEGHKWKEVKHDQEGTWLAMWQENINGNYKYVMLAANSDVKGQSDYKKFEKARELKKHIARIRKDYQKNLKNELMVERQKATAVYLIDQFALRAGNEKGEDEAETVGCCSLKYENVTLKPPNKVVFDFLGKDSIRFYDEVEVDTQVFKNLKIFKKAPKKDGDEIFDRLTTSALNKHLSQYMQGLTAKVFRTYNASHTMAELLKDMHATGTNAEKVKAYNDANRKVAILCNHKRTVAASHANQMEKMSERIKGQRYQMWRLKQMMLDLEPSLKKKKGAAFFELDEDIDKEWIKEHQAFLVEEQRQKIKKKFEKDNEKLAAEGEKEMKASELESRLEVAKDLEKKYNKENKSGKVEAEGRGPTVEKMETAITKIQNRVENMELQAQDKEDNKEVALGTSKINYIDPRLTVVFSKKFNVPMEKFFSKSLREKFEWAIKSVDENWEF; encoded by the exons ATGAGTTCCTCAGAAGACGATACCCCACTCGTCAAGATGAACGGTAGATCCTCTG GTGGTCAATCGAACGTCAAAACGAACGGCGCAAAGGAAACCAACGGCCATGTTGACCCTGGAGTCTCCGTTCGATTTGGACCAGTGCAGCCAGACGGGGACGCTGATATGAAGGACACTGATGGCGTCGCTAGTGCGAGCAAAAGGAAAGCGCGGACTAGCGTTGGTCAAGCAAAATCATATGCGGAGCCGGAAAGtagtgaggaggacgagcCTCTG AGCAAGCGTCGTCGCACTTCAGTGAAGCACGAAGATCCAGAGACAGATGAAGATGTCCCTCTCGCACTCAACGGAAAGAAACTTCCGAAGGCTTCTGAGACCGCCATCGGTGACGAATCCGACTCAGACGTCCCAATCGAAAGGAAGTTGGCTgccgaaaagaagaagattcAGGTTAaaggagaaaaggaagaagcaCCAAACCGAAAGACAACCAAGCCTGCCACTACCACCAAGAAACAGACAAACGGGGTCAAGAAGGAGCCCGCCTCGACCAAACAAACCCTGAAGCAGGTGAAGGCAGAACCGAAATCAGGAAAATCCACCCCAGCTaagaagaatgggaaggctACTCCGGTAAagaaggaggaaagcgaagaagccgaggaggaagaagaagaatacaaGTGGTGGGAAGACCCGACCAAAGGTGATGGAACAATCAAGTGGAGGACTCTCGAGCACAATGGTGTCGTTTTTCCTCCACCGTACGAGCCACTTCCTAAGAGCGTCAAGATGAAATACAATGGTGTCCCCGTTGACCTTCACCCCGATGCGGAAGAAGTTGCGGGCTTCTTCGGCGGTATGCTAAACTCGACTCAACATGTGGAAAACCCTACATTCCAAAAGAACTTCTTCACCGATTTCAAGGCCATTTTGAAGAAAACCGGCGGAGCAAAAGATCAAAAAGGCAACAAGATCGACATCAAGGAATTTTCGAAATGCGATTTCCAGCCGATCTTTCAGTATTATGATACGCAACGCCAAGAGAAAAAGGCTCTACCACCCGCTGAGAAGAAGCGTCTTAAGGCTGAAAGGGATGAACAGGAGGCTCCATATATGTTCTGCATGTGGGATGGTCGCAAACAGAAAGTCGGCAATTTCCGAGTCGAACCGCCTTCGCTTTTCCGTGGTCGTGGTGAGCACCCAAAGACGGGTCATGTCAAATCACGAGTTCAGCCAGAGCAGATCACCGTAAACATCGGTAAGGAGGCTCGGgttcctccccctcccgaAGGTCATAAGTGGAAGGAAGTGAAGCATGACCAAGAAGGCACGTGGCTCGCTATGTGGCAGGAAAACATCAATGGCAACTACAAGTATGTCATGCTTGCCGCTAATTCCGACGTCAAGGGCCAGAGTGATTACAAGAAGTTCGAAAAGGCCCGTGAACTTAAGAAACACATTGCCCGGATCCGCAAGGACTACCagaagaacttgaagaaTGAGTTGATGGTGGAGCGACAGAAGGCTACAGCTGTCTATCTCATTGACCAGTTTGCTCTTCGTGCGGGTAACGAGAAAGGTGAAGACGAGGCTGAAACTGTGGGCTGCTGTTCTCTGAAATACGAGAATGTCACACTCAAACCTCCGAACAAAGTGGTCTTCGATTTCCTGGGTAAGGACAGTATCCGGTTCTATGACGAGGTAGAAGTCGATACGCAAGTCTTCAAAAACCTGAAAATTTTCAAGAAGGCACCCAAGaaggatggtgatgagatCTTTGATCGCTTAACT ACATCCGCACTGAACAAACATCTTTCTCAATACATGCAAGGCCTAACTGCGAAAGTGTTCCGTACCTACAATGCATCTCACACGATGGCAGAACTGCTCAAAGACATGCACGCTACTGGTACCAATGCAGAAAAGGTCAAGGCGTACAATGATGCAAATCGGAAAGTTGCTATCTTGTGTAATCACAAGCGAACAGTTGCAGCATCTCATGCTAATCaaatggagaagatgagCGAGCGG ATCAAGGGCCAACGGTATCAGATGTGGCGTCTCAAGCAGATGATGCTTGATTTGGAACCATCCttaaagaagaagaagggtgcCGCATTTTTCGAGTTGGATGAAGACATCGATAAGGAGTGGATCAAAGAGCACCAAGCTTTCTTGGTCGAAGAGCAGCGCCAGAAAATCAAGAAGAAATTCGAGAAGGATAACGAAAAACTTGCtgcggaaggagagaaagagatgaaGGCGAGCGAACTCGAAAGCCGATTGGAGGTCGCCAAGGACTTGGAAAAGAAGTACAACAAAGAGAACAAATCTGGCAAGGTGGAGGCTGAAGGACGGGGCCCAACCGTCGAGAAAATGGAGACTGCCATCACCAAAATCCAAAACCGTGTCGAAAACATGGAGCTCCAAGCTCAAGATAAGGAAGACAACAAGGAGGTGGCACTGGGCACTTCGAAAATA AACTACATCGACCCTCGGCTCACGGTCGTTTTCAGCAAGAAATTCAACGTCCCAATGGAGAAATTCTTCTCGAAGTCTCTGCGAGAAAAATTCGAGTGGGCCATCAAGTCCGTCGATGAGAACTGGGAGTTCTAA
- the ATP3 gene encoding F1F0 ATP synthase subunit gamma (BUSCO:EOG09263TQ5;~COG:C;~EggNog:ENOG410PH2F;~InterPro:IPR023632,IPR000131,IPR035968;~PFAM:PF00231;~go_component: GO:0045261 - proton-transporting ATP synthase complex, catalytic core F(1) [Evidence IEA];~go_function: GO:0046933 - proton-transporting ATP synthase activity, rotational mechanism [Evidence IEA];~go_process: GO:0015986 - ATP synthesis coupled proton transport [Evidence IEA]) yields the protein MLTRAVRPAVRAGAVAVTRTAPPNAANFATLREIEGRLKSIKNIKKITNTMKVIASTRLTRAQKAMDESRSYGQTSNTLFEQAETKALEDKKTLLVVASSDKGLCGGIHSGLSKATRRALQEFPNSDLVILGEKAKAQLSRTNPGSIVLSFANVCKDIPTFADAQAVADQIALLPTDYASVRIIYNKFVNAQSYEPETVEAYSEEAITQSPNFSAYEADEETLSNLREYALANNLFWAMAEGHACEISARRNAMENASKNAGEMIDRFQILYNRQRQAAITGELVEIITGAAASAE from the exons ATGCTTACCCGTGCTGTTCGTCCGGCCGTGagggctggtgctgttgcggTTACCCG CACTGCGCCCCCCAACGCCGCCAACTTCGCGACCCTCCGTGAAATCGAAGGCCGTCTGAAGTCcatcaagaacatcaagaagATCACCAACACGATGAAGGTCATTGCCTCTACCCGTCTCACCCGCGCTCagaaggccatggacgaATCCCGTTCCTACGGGCAGACCTCTAACACCCTTTTCGAGCAAGCTGAGACCAAGGCCCTCGAGGATAAGAAGACCctgctcgtcgtcgccagctCCGACAAGGGTCTTTGCGGTGGTATCCACTCCGGTCTCAGCAAGGCCACTCGCCGCGCCCTCCAGGAATTCCCCAACTCCGACCTTGTCATCCTCGgtgagaaggccaaggctcAGCTGTCTCGTACCAACCCCGGCTCCATTGTCCTCAGCTTCGCCAACGTCTGCAAGGACATCCCCACCTTCGCCGATGCCCAGGCTGTTGCGGACCAGATCGCTTTGCTGCCCACCGACTATGCCAGCGTTAGAATCATCTACAACAAGTTCGTCAACGCGCAGAGTTACGAGCCTGAGACCGTCGAGGCCTACTCTGAGGAGGCCATCACCCAGTCCC CCAACTTCTCTGCTTATGAGGCTGACGAGGAAaccctctccaacctccgcgAGTACGCTCTCGCGAACAACTTGTTCTGGGCTATGGCTGAAGGCCACGCCTGTGAGATCTCG GCCCGCCGTAACGCCATGGAGAACGCGTCCAAGAACGCTGGTGAGATGATCGACAG GTTCCAGATTCTGTACAACCGACAGCGTCAAGCCGCCATTACCGGTGAACTGGTTGAAATTATTACCGGTGCCGCCGCCAGCGCTGAATAG
- a CDS encoding DnaJ domain protein (COG:O;~EggNog:ENOG410PQ5F;~InterPro:IPR001623,IPR036869;~PFAM:PF00226), translating into MADSSRRPMINCYEILEIPPNASLKDINSAYRGLALKFHPDKAGGDAIKFQQISEAVDILRDPTSRREHDKEFGRRTRYPSEEELLFADPEYTGWTPKDMYRRYNPTLRSRYAFSYQQSVHMNPSSTQSKEELARWEKTRQEEAGRRAAQFFAEQALKDAQDRQSRQKFTANPTAESLGTESVNTGERNDETSNGTEPVWWGGAEPNGNDDGDDVLEAEGDSGAGNDSMDEAEVDSAAYAKVEIGLGPEYGTEIENGNNTTSGAEPNPHIDAHGNANLEADVYDQSKVEPVVVEINTTNTEAILDNTETGKFAATADDTIPNPETDPYVGLKIDQEKDAAAETTFDNNSPADIAQFRRSLKEHMSLPTGWTSGALSPVSSEAQFNEDANSTLNAHNESTESIYYDFSDAARSQSDNLESEAYHDFPTNSDNETSNSSISDESLVHLSDIPEFNAESVYPYLAPFVPFFTAKLANKNGLYNRQDFQAELRGMVLETYCGWLESLRVTVPGAAEREISLDQQDCRHLGYWKKELGHEECELCNIWRPIYMLVCPGCGIKKCVRCKFEEGK; encoded by the exons ATGGCCGATTCTTCCAGACGCCCGATGATAAATTGTTACGAGATATTGGAGATCCCACCAAATGCGTCACTCAAGGACATCAACAGTGCCTACAGAGGACTCGCTCTGAAGTTTCATCCTGACAAAGCAGGAGGGGATGCTATCAAGTTCCAGCAG ATTAGCGAAGCAGTCGACATCCTCCGCGATCCAACCTCCCGTCGTGAACACGACAAAGAATTTGGCCGAAGAACCAGATATCccagcgaggaggagcttcTATTCGCTGATCCTGAATACACAGGATGGACACCAAAGGACATGTACCGCCGCTATAACCCTACCCTTAGGAGTCGATACGCGTTCAGCTACCAACAAAGCGTTCATATGAACCCTTCATCGACCCAGTCAAAGGAAGAACTGGCTCGCTGGGAAAAGACCCGACAGGAAGAGGCTGGTCGTCGGGCTGCTCAATTCTTTGCTGAACAGGCACTAAAGGACGCCCAGGACCGTCAGAGCCGTCAGAAGTTTACAGCCAACCCAACAGCAGAAAGTTTGGGTACCGAATCGGTTAATACTGGAGAGCGCAATGATGAGACATCCAACGGCACTGAACCAGTCTGGTGGGGTGGAGCAGAGCCCAACGGaaatgatgatggtgatgatgtgtTGGAAGCTGAAGGTGATAGTGGCGCTGGGAATGACTCTAtggatgaagctgaggttgATTCTGCGGCATATGCCAAAGTGGAAATTGGGCTTGGACCCGAATATGGAACCGAGATCGAGAATGGTAACAATACTACTTCTGGAGCGGAACCAAACCCGCATATTGATGCTCATGGCAACGCCAACTTGGAGGCTGATGTTTATGATCAGTCTAAAGTGGAACCAGTGGTTGTCGAAATAAATACTACCAACACAGAAGCCATTCTAGATAATACCGAGACCGGGAAATTCGCGGCCACTGCAGATGATACCATTCCCAACCCCGAGACAGACCCTTACGTCGGCCTCAAAATCGACCAAGAAAAGGATGCCGCGGCTGAAACCACCTTCGATAACAACTCTCCTGCTGATATCGCACAATTTCGACGAAGCTTGAAAGAGCACATGTCACTGCCTACAGGATGGACGAGCGGTGCTTTGTCCCCTGTGAGCAGCGAGGCTCAATTCAATGAAGATGCAAATTCTACCTTAAACGCACACAACGAGAGCACCGAATCTATCTACTACGACTTCAGTGATGCAGCTCGATCCCAATCAGACAATTTGGAGAGCGAAGCTTACCATGATTTTCCCACTAACAGCGACAACGAGACCTCAAACTCTTCCATCAGTGATGAATCTCTTGTTCATTTATCTGATATCCCGGAGTTCAACGCTGAGAGCGTTTATCCGTACTTAGCCCCTTTCGTCCCATTCTTTACTGCCAAACTCGCCAACAAGAATGGCCTTTACAATAGGCAGGACTTTCAGGCTGAACTTAGGGGCATGGTATTGGAAACTTACTGCGGATGGCTTGAGTCTCTCCGTGTCACTGTCCCAGGCGCAGCGGAGCGGGAAATTTCCCTTGACCAGCAAGACTGCCGCCATCTTGGATACTGGAAGAAGGAACTCGGACATGAAGAATGCGAGTTATGTAATATTTGGAGGCCGATATATATGCTCGTGTGTCCGGGTTGTGGCATCAAGAAGTGCGTGAGATGCAAATTCGAGGAAGGCAAGTGA